A window of Metabacillus sp. B2-18 contains these coding sequences:
- a CDS encoding methyl-accepting chemotaxis protein, whose translation MKITIRKKLMSGFLLLAILIGMVSALSYYQIHNINNSYSQLVEQQTTNLTSIKDIQLYASRSIASLKDMQSEGTENMEFLENSLDQITEQINSIEADIQDEEAKELLTTITSLKEQIIEQVQEEQANKLVGEEIIPLAIQIEEAANRIVEIQTKEMKTETKANTKMVSSVKNMMLVWSLISLILAILIGMFMSGMITRPISLLVEGAKRIASGDLTQEDISVKNSDEISELANSFNIMKQNLQQLIDEVRLNAHQVSVTSEELSASADATNLATQHITLGMQEVAAGAEKQVSTVIQSVESAEKITKGMNKVTESIQSVANLTIVANEKATLGNDVVNKTINQMRLVQDSAMESAEVVHTLSNKSKEIGHIIELITKVASQTDLLALNAAIEAARAGEQGKGFAVVADEVRKLAVQSADAAGQIRQLIEEIQEESEKAVRSMNNGTDVVNEGLKLVSQTGDSFKNILGAIQQVAAESHEVAAIVNQIHSNTQIVTEGMKEARDIVEQSSVSIQNVAASTEEQNATMEEVSSSAEGLSEMAQNLNKVIKKFKA comes from the coding sequence ATGAAGATTACAATTCGAAAGAAATTAATGTCCGGCTTTTTACTACTCGCTATTCTAATCGGGATGGTGAGTGCGCTATCTTACTATCAGATTCATAATATCAACAACTCTTATTCGCAATTAGTTGAGCAGCAAACTACTAATTTAACAAGCATTAAAGATATACAACTCTACGCATCTCGCTCCATTGCGAGCTTGAAAGATATGCAATCTGAAGGAACAGAAAATATGGAGTTTCTTGAAAATTCTCTTGATCAGATAACCGAACAGATAAACAGCATTGAAGCAGATATACAAGATGAAGAAGCCAAGGAACTTTTAACTACTATCACTTCCTTAAAGGAACAAATTATAGAACAGGTTCAAGAAGAGCAAGCAAACAAACTTGTTGGAGAAGAGATTATTCCATTAGCGATACAAATCGAAGAAGCAGCAAATAGAATCGTTGAAATACAAACAAAAGAGATGAAAACTGAAACAAAGGCAAATACGAAAATGGTATCTTCTGTTAAAAACATGATGCTAGTATGGAGCCTCATTTCTCTGATTCTAGCCATCTTAATCGGCATGTTCATGTCCGGCATGATTACTCGCCCTATTTCTTTATTAGTAGAAGGAGCTAAAAGAATTGCTTCAGGTGACTTAACACAAGAAGACATAAGTGTAAAAAATAGCGATGAAATCAGTGAGTTGGCAAATTCCTTTAATATCATGAAGCAAAATCTTCAACAACTAATTGATGAGGTACGCTTGAACGCACACCAGGTTTCGGTAACTTCTGAAGAGTTATCTGCAAGTGCCGATGCAACGAATCTGGCAACACAACACATTACTCTTGGGATGCAAGAGGTTGCAGCAGGCGCTGAAAAACAAGTTAGCACAGTTATTCAATCAGTTGAAAGTGCTGAAAAAATTACAAAAGGAATGAATAAAGTAACTGAATCCATTCAGTCTGTAGCGAATTTAACTATTGTGGCAAATGAAAAAGCAACACTGGGTAACGATGTAGTTAATAAAACAATTAATCAAATGAGATTGGTGCAGGATTCTGCAATGGAGTCTGCTGAAGTTGTTCATACACTAAGTAATAAGTCTAAGGAAATTGGCCATATAATCGAATTAATAACCAAGGTTGCAAGTCAAACCGACTTACTTGCTTTAAATGCTGCAATCGAAGCAGCTCGTGCGGGTGAACAAGGAAAAGGATTTGCTGTCGTTGCCGATGAGGTTCGAAAGTTGGCTGTGCAATCCGCAGATGCAGCAGGTCAAATTCGTCAACTCATAGAAGAAATACAAGAAGAATCCGAAAAAGCGGTAAGATCTATGAATAATGGAACAGATGTTGTAAATGAAGGGTTAAAGCTAGTAAGTCAAACCGGTGACTCATTCAAAAACATTCTTGGAGCGATCCAACAGGTAGCAGCTGAATCACATGAAGTGGCTGCTATTGTAAATCAAATTCACTCAAATACACAAATAGTTACAGAAGGAATGAAAGAAGCCAGAGATATAGTCGAACAATCCTCAGTAAGTATCCAAAACGTTGCTGCCTCTACTGAGGAACAAAACGCCACAATGGAAGAAGTCTCTTCATCAGCTGAAGGATTAAGTGAAATGGCACAAAATTTAAATAAAGTGATTAAGAAGTTTAAAGCATAA
- a CDS encoding DDE-type integrase/transposase/recombinase, with protein sequence MYPQIITYLLTFINYQEQLIRTLLTLLIGKSMFDKPTEQPVNKPYRKLQVDDLPVIEVLEQLDYRVLLSEYLEKNGKALKPVQRRKNAKVSVPKAMNCPKCGAPSDYLYANNGDKGQYQCKVCTELFSEKNRYSKEAILKCPHCSKTLEKIKERKDFHVFKCKNNDCSYYQKKLNGMTSKEKKRFKKDPQAFKLRYIFRQFYIDFQPLSKESPELPAVDLSKIYASPHTLGLILTYHVNYGLSARKTAAIMQDVHGVMISHQTVLNYENSVALLLKPYVDHYPYELSDQFCGDETYIRVNGRWHYLFFFFDAVKKIILSYPVSPNRDTATAIRAIDEVLIKMKEIPENLTFVVDGNPIYLLAQHFFAQHEILFDVKQVIGLTNEDPVSTEYRPMKQIIERLNRTFKGNYRSTHGFGSEHGSISYVTLFTAYFNFLRPHAALEGKVPVVNPELKGLPTMPARWTKLIGLAQQWIVEQRQA encoded by the coding sequence TTGTACCCTCAAATTATAACCTATTTATTAACTTTTATAAACTATCAAGAACAACTCATTCGAACATTGCTTACTTTATTGATTGGTAAAAGCATGTTCGATAAACCTACTGAACAGCCCGTAAATAAACCTTATCGAAAACTTCAAGTGGATGACCTTCCGGTCATTGAAGTTCTAGAACAGCTTGATTATCGAGTTCTTCTTAGTGAATATCTAGAGAAGAACGGGAAAGCTCTCAAACCTGTTCAAAGGCGTAAGAATGCAAAAGTTTCCGTACCTAAAGCCATGAACTGTCCAAAGTGTGGTGCTCCATCGGATTATCTTTATGCCAACAATGGAGATAAAGGTCAGTATCAATGCAAGGTGTGTACAGAACTTTTCAGTGAAAAGAACCGTTACTCTAAGGAGGCCATCCTGAAGTGTCCTCATTGTTCCAAGACTCTCGAGAAAATAAAAGAAAGAAAAGATTTTCACGTGTTTAAGTGCAAGAACAATGACTGTTCTTATTATCAAAAGAAGCTCAATGGGATGACTTCAAAAGAAAAGAAAAGGTTCAAAAAGGACCCTCAAGCATTTAAATTGAGATACATTTTCCGTCAGTTTTATATCGATTTCCAGCCGTTATCTAAGGAATCACCAGAACTGCCGGCCGTGGACTTATCAAAGATTTATGCATCCCCACATACATTAGGATTGATCCTAACCTATCATGTAAACTATGGCCTTTCGGCCCGTAAAACAGCTGCGATTATGCAGGACGTACACGGAGTGATGATTTCACATCAGACTGTATTGAACTACGAAAATAGCGTAGCTTTATTACTTAAACCTTATGTGGATCACTATCCCTATGAACTTTCAGACCAATTCTGCGGTGATGAAACGTATATCAGAGTAAACGGTCGATGGCATTATTTATTTTTCTTTTTTGACGCCGTGAAAAAGATTATTCTTTCGTATCCGGTGTCGCCTAATCGAGACACAGCAACAGCCATTCGAGCAATTGATGAGGTCTTAATCAAGATGAAAGAGATTCCAGAAAATCTGACCTTTGTGGTAGACGGGAATCCAATCTATCTTTTAGCCCAACATTTCTTCGCTCAACATGAGATTTTATTCGATGTGAAGCAGGTCATTGGATTAACCAATGAGGACCCTGTTTCAACCGAATATAGACCAATGAAACAAATAATTGAGAGACTTAACCGCACCTTTAAGGGCAATTATCGCTCCACTCATGGATTCGGCTCTGAACATGGTTCCATTTCATACGTCACCTTATTTACGGCCTACTTTAACTTTTTGCGTCCGCATGCCGCCTTAGAAGGAAAAGTGCCCGTAGTGAATCCAGAACTCAAGGGGCTTCCAACAATGCCAGCACGTTGGACAAAGCTCATTGGATTAGCACAACAATGGATAGTAGAACAAAGACAAGCCTAA
- a CDS encoding DUF2294 domain-containing protein, whose amino-acid sequence MKSKGIIESEISKALTQWEKDFLGRGSVSVKTDILRDMIIVNLRGVLAPAELILCKTKEGMQSIKRTRSDLVESGIETLGEIIFTITGEKIRSFHTDISTVTGERVMLFKLNRNLEETFEK is encoded by the coding sequence ATGAAGTCAAAGGGAATAATCGAGTCTGAAATAAGTAAGGCGTTAACACAGTGGGAAAAGGATTTTCTAGGACGTGGTTCCGTTTCTGTGAAAACAGATATCTTACGGGACATGATTATTGTGAATTTAAGAGGAGTGTTGGCACCGGCCGAGCTCATCCTTTGTAAAACAAAGGAAGGAATGCAATCGATTAAGAGAACCCGTTCCGATTTAGTGGAGTCAGGAATTGAAACATTAGGAGAAATCATTTTTACTATTACTGGAGAAAAAATAAGAAGCTTCCACACAGATATTAGCACAGTAACAGGTGAACGAGTGATGCTGTTTAAGCTAAATCGCAATCTTGAGGAAACGTTTGAGAAATAA
- a CDS encoding YezD family protein, with amino-acid sequence MSTKNKIDKEVIDKIVSFLESMEYGTVQITVHDSQVTQIEKGEKYRFALKKNEEKD; translated from the coding sequence TTGTCTACAAAAAATAAAATTGATAAAGAGGTAATCGATAAAATTGTCAGCTTCTTGGAAAGTATGGAATATGGTACTGTTCAAATTACAGTACATGACTCTCAAGTGACTCAAATTGAAAAAGGGGAAAAATACAGATTTGCTTTAAAAAAAAATGAAGAAAAGGACTGA
- a CDS encoding sulfite exporter TauE/SafE family protein: protein MKKLLVFAIIGFLAQLIDGALGMAYGVTSTTLLLTFGIAPAVASASVHLAEVVTTAASGASHIKFGNVDKQTVYRLIIPGSIGAFLGATFLSNLPGDLAKPYISLFLLLLGVYVLIRFLFKFRQTEEKKGIELSRKQSIPLGLIAGFADATGGGGWGPIATPVLLSKKGMSPRKVVGTVDTSEFAIAVSATLGFLISLGWEEVNWLWVGALMIGGIIAAPIAAWLVQKVHAQLMGVLVGGFIILVNSRTLLNSWVENTGFYPYIYVGIALVWVVAIFYTISKIRIYKNVNQAEINS from the coding sequence ATGAAAAAGTTACTTGTTTTCGCAATTATTGGTTTTCTTGCACAATTGATTGATGGTGCCTTAGGAATGGCCTATGGTGTCACATCCACAACGCTTTTACTAACATTCGGGATTGCACCAGCAGTTGCTTCAGCATCTGTTCATCTGGCTGAAGTTGTGACAACAGCAGCCTCCGGGGCATCACATATCAAGTTTGGTAATGTGGATAAGCAGACGGTGTATCGACTGATTATTCCAGGTTCGATTGGCGCTTTTTTAGGTGCTACCTTCTTAAGTAATTTACCTGGTGATCTAGCAAAACCTTATATCTCTTTATTTCTTCTTTTGTTAGGGGTTTATGTTCTTATCCGATTTCTATTTAAGTTTCGTCAAACAGAAGAGAAAAAGGGTATTGAGCTTAGTCGAAAACAATCCATTCCTTTAGGCTTAATCGCAGGTTTTGCCGACGCAACGGGTGGAGGTGGCTGGGGTCCTATTGCGACGCCTGTCTTATTATCAAAAAAAGGAATGAGTCCACGTAAAGTTGTGGGAACGGTTGATACAAGTGAGTTTGCAATTGCAGTATCTGCTACACTAGGATTTCTAATTTCTCTTGGGTGGGAAGAGGTTAACTGGCTATGGGTAGGTGCTCTAATGATTGGTGGTATTATCGCTGCTCCGATTGCGGCATGGTTAGTCCAAAAAGTTCATGCACAATTAATGGGCGTTTTAGTTGGCGGATTTATTATTCTTGTGAACTCCAGAACACTACTAAATTCCTGGGTTGAAAATACAGGTTTTTATCCTTATATCTATGTTGGGATTGCCCTTGTCTGGGTGGTAGCTATTTTCTATACAATTTCTAAAATAAGAATTTATAAAAATGTCAATCAAGCAGAAATCAATTCATAA
- a CDS encoding cation diffusion facilitator family transporter has translation MEEEKYRNLKLGERGAIISIVAYICLSLLKLVVGYISNSDALKADGLNNSTDVIASIAVLIGLKLSQRPPDEDHGYGHWKSETIASLLASFIMMAVGLQVLFDGIVSIFDGEKESPGIIAAYVGVFSALVMYFVYRYNKKLAENIKSSAVMAAAKDNLSDAWVSIGAAIGIIGSQLNMPWLDTVTAIIVGIIICKTAWDIFRQSSHELSDGFDQDKLRLYQEVILKVDGVKGIKQIKGRNYGNNEVIDVVILVNSSLNITKAHDIATMVEKMMTIEYGVHDVHIHVEPN, from the coding sequence ATGGAAGAAGAAAAGTATCGGAACCTAAAACTTGGCGAACGTGGTGCTATTATTAGCATCGTTGCATATATATGTTTATCACTTTTAAAGCTTGTTGTTGGCTACATAAGTAACTCGGATGCACTGAAAGCAGATGGATTAAACAATTCAACGGATGTAATTGCATCCATTGCTGTACTCATTGGTCTAAAGCTTTCACAACGACCTCCTGATGAGGATCATGGTTATGGGCACTGGAAAAGTGAGACAATTGCATCGCTGCTGGCTTCCTTTATTATGATGGCAGTAGGATTGCAAGTATTGTTTGATGGAATTGTATCAATATTTGATGGGGAAAAAGAATCACCAGGTATTATTGCTGCATATGTAGGGGTGTTTTCTGCACTCGTGATGTATTTTGTGTATCGTTATAACAAAAAATTAGCTGAAAACATTAAGAGTAGTGCTGTGATGGCTGCAGCAAAGGACAATTTATCAGATGCCTGGGTTAGTATCGGGGCGGCCATTGGAATCATTGGTTCTCAACTCAATATGCCGTGGTTAGACACAGTCACTGCCATTATTGTTGGCATAATAATATGTAAAACAGCCTGGGACATTTTCAGGCAATCTTCACATGAACTTTCAGACGGATTTGATCAAGATAAATTACGCTTGTATCAGGAAGTTATTTTAAAGGTAGATGGTGTTAAGGGTATTAAGCAAATTAAGGGGAGAAATTACGGAAACAATGAAGTGATTGATGTTGTGATTCTTGTAAATTCTTCATTAAATATCACAAAGGCTCATGATATTGCGACAATGGTTGAAAAAATGATGACTATTGAATATGGTGTGCATGATGTTCATATACATGTTGAACCGAATTAA
- the corA gene encoding magnesium/cobalt transporter CorA, which yields MKTTRSKDEPDLLYYCNKNHTSEIVNEFFIPEKNDDTLWVHITPSTKGELKKIIESLNIHTLAAEAIATFSDSPRMDVYSYHTYISTFIIKEDYSNVRISILLGGNYVITHEEENDLQFFSTILEDFQDHPQHMSSPGHILYHILDHVSEYYLQAVDAIADEIQELEKSVFKYPFANEIGHEVYNWKGKIHSLRQVVEAQESVINDIGESDSKYINEDSAIYLKTLGKNFERVVSAFDTFIETLTGIFDLQMSLKSDHMNSIMKTLTLVSVIFIPMTFIAGLYGMNFENMPELTWNFGYGLALVVMFGIGISIALFFRSKGWWGKRPSQDKRNK from the coding sequence ATGAAAACAACTAGGAGTAAGGATGAACCCGATTTATTATATTATTGCAATAAAAATCATACAAGTGAAATAGTAAATGAATTTTTTATCCCTGAGAAAAATGATGATACACTGTGGGTTCATATTACTCCTTCTACTAAAGGTGAGTTAAAAAAAATCATTGAATCATTAAATATACATACTCTTGCAGCAGAAGCTATTGCTACTTTCAGTGATTCACCAAGAATGGATGTATATAGCTATCACACATATATTTCAACATTCATTATAAAAGAAGATTACTCTAATGTTAGAATTAGTATCTTATTAGGAGGTAATTATGTCATAACCCATGAAGAAGAAAATGACTTGCAATTTTTTTCTACTATACTAGAGGATTTTCAAGACCATCCGCAGCACATGAGCAGTCCAGGGCACATCCTGTATCATATATTAGACCATGTTAGTGAGTATTACCTGCAAGCAGTTGATGCTATTGCAGATGAAATACAGGAGCTTGAAAAATCTGTTTTCAAATATCCGTTTGCTAATGAAATAGGTCATGAAGTGTATAATTGGAAAGGGAAAATTCATTCTTTAAGACAAGTTGTTGAAGCTCAAGAGTCTGTTATAAACGATATTGGAGAATCAGATTCCAAATATATTAATGAAGATTCAGCGATATACCTAAAGACTCTAGGCAAAAATTTTGAACGAGTTGTCAGTGCATTTGATACATTTATTGAAACTTTAACAGGTATCTTTGATTTACAAATGTCTCTTAAATCCGATCATATGAATTCTATTATGAAAACTCTAACATTAGTTAGTGTTATTTTTATTCCCATGACATTCATTGCTGGTTTATATGGAATGAATTTTGAAAATATGCCTGAATTAACATGGAATTTTGGTTATGGATTAGCCCTTGTTGTTATGTTTGGGATAGGCATTAGTATTGCTTTATTTTTTAGGAGTAAGGGATGGTGGGGGAAGCGGCCATCACAAGATAAAAGAAATAAATGA